In Aphelocoma coerulescens isolate FSJ_1873_10779 chromosome 3, UR_Acoe_1.0, whole genome shotgun sequence, a single window of DNA contains:
- the GJA10 gene encoding gap junction alpha-10 protein translates to MGDWNLLGSILEEVHIHSTIVGKIWLTILFIFRMLVLGVAAEDVWDDEQSEFICNTEQPGCNNICYDKAFPISLIRYWVLQIIFVSSPSLVYMGHALYRLRALEKERQNRKADLRAQLEDLEPMLEEHRRVERELRKLEEQKKVNKAPLRGSLLRTYVLHILTRSVVEVGFMIGQYLLYGLHMSPLYKCTRPPCPNTVDCFVSRPTEKTIFMVFMNSIAAVSLFLNILEIAHLGIKKIQKSLCGQPQWPAGPSEEDPGLYISKKSSVVPPPPCLASNASPPRPAPAPLPPPAPAAPAPPPARQHRGQLQGTPPPRRRHHGQHQPPSSSSEEAPRAAPAGGGAGAAGAAAATAHRAPRRHSRVSACRDLDEERGDSPDSGHCPGTRKSSFLSRVFTGSRAGSDSESTASRGGSGSGSGSEGKRREEGAPSPPPAAASGRRVSMSMLLELSSIMKK, encoded by the coding sequence ATGGGGGACTGGAACTTGTTGGGCAGCATCCTTGAAGAAGTGCACATCCACTCCACCATAGTTGGCAAAATCTGGCTCACGATCCTGTTCATATTCCGGATGTTGGTGCTGGGAGTGGCTGCTGAAGATGTCTGGGATGATGAGCAGTCCGAGTTCATCTGCAACACAGAGCAACCTGGCTGCAACAATATCTGTTATGACAAAGCCTTCCCCATCTCTTTGATCAGATACTGGGTACTGCAGATCATATTTGTCTCCTCCCCATCCTTAGTGTACATGGGCCACGCGCTCTACAGGTTAAGGGCGCTCGAGAAAGAGCGACAGAACAGAAAAGCCGACCTGCGGGCTCAGCTCGAGGACCTGGAGCCCATGCTCGAGGAACACAGGAGGGTGGAGAGAGAACTGCGTAAGCTGGAGGAACAGAAGAAAGTGAATAAGGCACCCCTGAGAGGGTCTCTGCTGCGCACCTACGTCCTGCATATCCTGACCCGGTCAGTGGTCGAAGTGGGCTTTATGATAGGTCAGTATCTTTTGTACGGGCTTCACATGTCTCCCCTTTACAAATGTACTCGGCCCCCTTGCCCTAACACGGTGGATTGTTTTGTGTCCCGACCCACAGAGAAGACCATCTTTATGGTTTTCATGAACAGCATAGCCGCCGTCTCCCTCTTCCTCAACATCCTCGAAATCGCCCACCTGGGCATCAAGAAGATCCAGAAGAGCCTCTGCGGGCAGCCACAGTGGCCGGCGGGCCCCTCCGAGGAGGACCCCGGCCTGTACATCTCCAAGAAGAGCTCGGTGGTGCCTCCGCCGCCCTGCCTGGCCAGCAACGCgtccccgccgcgccccgcgcccgcaccgctcccgccgcccgcgcccgccgcccccgcgccgccgccggcccggcAGCACCGcgggcagctccaggggacgccgccgccgcgccgccggcACCACGGACAGCACCAGCCGCCCTCCTCCAGCAGCGAGGAGGCGCCGCGGGCCGccccggcgggcggcggggcgggggcggcgggggcggcggcggccacCGCCCACCGGGCGCCCCGCAGGCACAGCCGGGTGAGCGCCTGCCGGGATCTGGATGAGGAGCGCGGCGACTCCCCGGACAGCGGGCACTGCCCGGGCACCCGCAAGTCCAGCTTCCTCTCCCGCGTCTTCACCGGGAGCCGGGCGGGGAGCGACAGCGAGAGCACCGCCTCCCGCggcggctccggctccggctccggctcgGAGGGGAAGCGCCGCGAGGAGGGCGCGCCcagcccgccgcccgccgccgcctcgggaCGCCGCGTGTCCATG